In one window of Kitasatospora sp. MMS16-BH015 DNA:
- a CDS encoding glycoside hydrolase N-terminal domain-containing protein — protein MSHLPTPAGDGASRRSVLGAALSFGAALAASSLPEFTPRAEAVARPALALVPEAQAVALWYTAPGTEPVILQQGLPVGNGRLGALTTGDPSHEALYLADATLWTGGPNTTLDSGGQFPYTSNDFGTFGLLAKVYLDLPAHTAAAISGYRRSLDLSNGLAVTSYQAGGASYRREVFASHPDDLLVIRLSQTGGGTFTGSLTLTGTRGETVTADAASASVSFSAALANGLAYATVLKAVGTGGSVSASSAAGGKVTFSGCTEVLLLISGGTTYSATATGYQDRTRDPLAVARARAGSAAAVAGTALLATHTADHQRLQQAMTVNLGTSTAAQRAMDTASRLAARAVAGAAPDPELEACYLQFGRYLTIAGSRGSLPTNLQGLWLDTNSPDWMGDYHTDINLQMNYWLPDRAGLGECFTAFADYCVSQYPGWRDATQRLFQDPRNGYRNTSGTVAGWTVGISTNVWGGSGWDWHPAGSAWLCRSLYEHYEFTQDAAYLARIYPLLKGACEFWQARLVTVTDPATGSQVLVDDHDWSPEQGPGDARGITYAQELVRQLFQDYRAAASTLGLDAAFAATVADLQGRLYLPRVSATTGWLEEWMTDANLGDTTHRHLSPLIGLFPGDRLDPDTTPTDLLVGATKLLTARGMQSFGWACAWRALCWARLHNADKAYQLVTTVMKPSVDFSNGTGINMFDMYGFGSRSTFQIDANYGTPAAMIEMLVHSRPGLVELLPALPTAWAASGSVTGAGVRGGFTVDFAWSGGQVTSLTLHSIGGTATTVRVGAWSQGVTLAAGGSVTLTPDPVALPSVVQFVNRRSGKAIDDPGASAATGTAMIQWTPSQAANQTWLAAPIGGGAWQFTNGSSHLALDVQGGGTAGGTPIIQWTPTQGTNQQWRLADAGGGYVTIVSVRSGLVLGVTGDSTADAAGIEQQADTGSSSQQWQLRRA, from the coding sequence GTGAGCCACCTCCCCACCCCCGCCGGAGACGGCGCCTCGCGCCGCAGCGTCCTGGGCGCCGCGCTGTCGTTCGGCGCCGCGCTGGCCGCCTCCAGCCTCCCCGAGTTCACCCCGCGCGCCGAGGCCGTCGCCCGGCCGGCGCTCGCGTTGGTGCCCGAGGCCCAGGCGGTGGCGCTCTGGTACACCGCCCCCGGCACCGAGCCGGTCATCCTGCAGCAGGGCCTGCCGGTCGGCAACGGCCGCCTCGGCGCCCTGACCACCGGCGACCCGTCCCACGAGGCCCTCTACCTGGCCGACGCCACCCTGTGGACCGGCGGGCCGAACACCACCCTGGACTCCGGCGGCCAATTCCCCTACACCAGCAACGACTTCGGCACCTTCGGGCTGCTCGCCAAGGTCTACCTCGACCTGCCCGCCCACACCGCCGCGGCGATCAGCGGCTACCGGCGCAGCCTCGACCTGTCCAACGGCCTGGCCGTCACCAGCTACCAGGCGGGCGGGGCGAGTTACCGGCGCGAGGTGTTCGCCAGCCACCCGGACGACCTGCTGGTGATCAGGCTCAGCCAGACCGGCGGCGGCACCTTCACCGGCAGCCTCACCCTGACCGGCACCCGGGGCGAGACCGTCACGGCGGACGCGGCAAGTGCCTCGGTCTCCTTCTCTGCGGCCCTGGCCAACGGGCTGGCGTACGCCACCGTGCTCAAGGCCGTCGGCACCGGCGGCTCGGTCTCCGCCTCCTCCGCCGCCGGCGGCAAGGTGACCTTCAGCGGCTGCACCGAGGTGCTGCTGCTGATCAGCGGCGGCACCACGTACTCGGCCACGGCCACCGGGTACCAGGACCGCACCCGCGACCCGTTGGCCGTCGCGCGGGCCAGGGCCGGCTCGGCCGCCGCCGTGGCCGGCACCGCGCTGCTGGCCACCCACACCGCCGACCACCAGCGCCTCCAGCAGGCCATGACCGTCAACCTGGGTACCTCCACCGCCGCGCAGCGGGCGATGGACACCGCCTCCCGGCTGGCCGCCCGGGCCGTGGCCGGCGCCGCGCCCGACCCCGAACTGGAGGCCTGCTACCTGCAGTTCGGCCGGTACCTGACCATCGCCGGGTCACGCGGCAGCCTGCCCACCAACCTCCAGGGGCTCTGGCTCGACACCAACTCCCCCGACTGGATGGGCGATTACCACACCGACATCAACCTCCAGATGAACTACTGGCTGCCCGACCGGGCCGGCCTCGGCGAGTGCTTCACCGCCTTCGCCGACTACTGCGTCAGCCAGTACCCGGGCTGGCGGGACGCCACCCAGCGGCTCTTCCAGGACCCCCGCAACGGCTACCGCAACACATCCGGCACGGTGGCGGGTTGGACGGTGGGCATCTCCACCAACGTCTGGGGCGGCAGCGGTTGGGACTGGCACCCGGCCGGCAGCGCCTGGCTCTGCCGCTCCCTCTACGAGCACTACGAGTTCACCCAGGACGCGGCCTACCTGGCCCGGATCTACCCACTGCTCAAGGGGGCCTGCGAGTTCTGGCAGGCCCGGCTGGTCACCGTCACCGACCCCGCCACCGGCAGCCAGGTGCTGGTGGACGACCACGACTGGTCGCCCGAGCAGGGGCCGGGCGACGCCCGGGGCATCACCTACGCGCAGGAGCTGGTCCGGCAGCTCTTCCAGGACTACCGGGCCGCCGCGAGCACCCTCGGGCTCGACGCCGCCTTCGCCGCCACCGTGGCCGACCTGCAGGGCCGGCTCTACCTGCCGCGGGTCAGCGCCACCACCGGCTGGCTGGAGGAGTGGATGACGGACGCCAACCTCGGCGACACCACCCACCGCCACCTCTCCCCGCTGATCGGCCTCTTCCCCGGCGACCGCCTCGACCCCGACACCACGCCCACCGACCTGCTGGTCGGCGCCACCAAGCTGCTGACCGCGCGCGGGATGCAGAGCTTCGGCTGGGCCTGCGCCTGGCGGGCGCTCTGCTGGGCCCGGCTGCACAACGCCGACAAGGCGTACCAGCTGGTCACCACCGTGATGAAGCCCTCGGTCGACTTCAGTAACGGCACCGGGATCAACATGTTCGACATGTACGGCTTCGGCTCCCGGTCGACCTTCCAGATCGACGCCAACTACGGCACGCCGGCGGCGATGATCGAGATGCTGGTGCACTCCCGGCCCGGGCTGGTCGAGCTGCTGCCCGCCCTGCCCACCGCCTGGGCGGCGAGCGGCTCGGTCACGGGGGCCGGCGTGCGGGGCGGCTTCACCGTGGACTTCGCCTGGAGCGGCGGCCAGGTGACCAGCCTGACCCTGCACAGCATCGGCGGCACCGCCACCACCGTCCGGGTGGGCGCCTGGAGCCAGGGCGTCACGCTGGCCGCCGGCGGGTCCGTCACCCTCACCCCCGACCCGGTGGCCCTGCCCTCGGTGGTCCAGTTCGTCAACCGGCGCAGCGGCAAGGCGATCGACGACCCCGGCGCCTCGGCCGCCACCGGCACCGCCATGATCCAGTGGACGCCCTCGCAGGCGGCCAACCAGACGTGGCTGGCAGCGCCGATCGGCGGCGGTGCCTGGCAGTTCACCAACGGCTCCTCCCACTTGGCGCTGGACGTCCAGGGCGGCGGCACGGCGGGCGGCACCCCGATCATCCAGTGGACCCCGACCCAGGGCACCAACCAGCAGTGGCGCCTGGCCGACGCCGGGGGCGGCTACGTGACGATCGTCAGCGTCCGCAGCGGGCTGGTGCTCGGCGTCACCGGCGACTCCACCGCCGA